The DNA window TTTTGATAGTGCATGTGTTAACTTCCCTGTCTATATCCAGATGAAATTACTGCGTCAGTAACCAGTGGTGAACAGAACATGTCCAGCCAGCAAATAACCATGTGGCTGCAGGGCCTGTTCCTGTTTGCAGCTGTATGGACTCTGGGTGGGACCATAACTGGTGACAGTCGTAAGAAGTTTGATGTATTCTATCGCAATCTGATCATGGGCATGGATGATGAGTACCCGCGGCCTAAGAGTATCAAACTCAAGAAGAACAACATCTTCCCTGAGAGAGGTCATACATTTTGAACAATTATTGTGTATACACACAATAATCATATCATTTCTAACATGAGTAATCCATAATGTGTTCTTACTTGTTTTGCAGGAACTGTCTATGACTACTACTTCCATAAGGATGGGCAAGGGCGGTGGAATGTGTGGACTGATTCAATCACAAATGAAGAGAACATGATCCCAGCTGGAGCCAATGTGAGTTATATCACAGGTTACTGCTGCTAAAGATGCCACTGTTAATATCCATGTCTTCTGAAACGACGTTTTTCACTACCAGGTGTCAGACCTCATCATCCCCACAATGGAGACAGCCCGTCAGCTTTTTTTCCTACGTACCTATCTGGCACATGAAATACCCACTCTGTTTGTAGGGCCCACTGGCACAGGCAAATCTGTCATCAACAAAAGCTTCTTGGTAACGCTCCCTAAGGAGCGCTACACACCAAACTGTATCAACTTCTCAGCCCGCACCTCAGCAAATCAGACCCAAGACATCATCATGGCCAAGCTGGACCGAAGAAGGAAGGGCGTGTTCGGACCTCCTATGGGAAAGAAGTGTGTCGTCTATGTTGGTAAAGACGGATGCACATACTTTATATTCTCATACTATTGTGTGGATAGTGAATTATTGATGTCACATATTAAGAAGTAtttaaaagtcatttatttCATGTACAAATTCATGGTTATTATCTCTTTTATGTAGATGATCTGAACATGCCTGCTAAGGAAATCTACGGTGCACAGCCCCCAATTGAGCTGCTAAGACAGTGGATAGACCACCACCACTGGTATGACAAGAAGGACACCTCCAGACTGAACATAGCAGATGTGCTGTTTATGTCTGCAATGGGGCCTCCTGGTGGTGGGAAGAATGACATTACAGGTATTGTTGaaattttattaatatttgtgACTTAATTTAAGAAAGCTGCACTTACAAGGCTTACTGTAACTGACAAAATCTTTGAAATGCTAGGCCGCTTCACCCGTCACTTGAATATCATCTTAATTGATTCCTTTGATGATGAAACACTGACCAAGATATTCAGCTCCATTACTGACTGGCACTTCAGCAAGGGGTTTGATGCCTCTTTCTACAGGTAACTTGTCAAATGTGTACTTTATTGTCATATAGTAGTAGAATGCTATAAATTATCTGTAGCAgaaagacatactgtattttgtctTATGTCCTAGGTTGGGCAAGATCATGGTCCAGGCCACTATGGCAGTCTATAAGGATACAATGGACAGCTTCCTCCCCACCCCATCTAAGTCTCACTACATCTTCAACCTGCGGGACTTTGCTCGAGTAATACGCGGTGTACTTCTCgctccacccacacacatgcaggtaAGCATGGgagcaaaaatgaaatatttaaatgaattgtTAATGCTCTAACATCTTTTCATTGTTTATGTTTGCCATTTATGTCAGGATGGAGACAAACTAATCCGCCTGTGGATCCATGAGATCTACCGTGTTTTCTGTGACCGGCTTATTGACAACGAGGACAAGGAGACATTCTTCAGCATCGTCAAGGAGAGAACCTCATTCTTCTTTAAGCAGAGTGTGGAAAAGGTACATGTTTGATTAGTGCAtatacagatgcacacacacactcaaaaatctTTTCACAGTTTATggcctctgtctgtctgtttgtataATATGTTATTTCAAAAACTCTGACTCTGAAATTTTGTGGAAAAAGcgaataaaaaagcaaaaagatcAGTTTAGTAGATTTGGGTGGAGATGTTTGTTCTTTAATAATTATTTCTGCATTAATATGGTAGTGGGAAAGTACCAATCTAAGAACAGCAAAGTCATCCACTAAACAGCCTTGCAGtcacaagctttttttttcagaaagtcagatctgcaacacaaacagtaaacaaactgttaaacaaGTTGCTGTTTTGTGTGGTGAAGTGTGGTCTAGATTTAGGACTGTAgctcctgtgttttatttctaattttttttctatttttgtgtaGCTCCTGAGCCATCTCAGCCCCGATGGCAAGGTAGCAGATGAGACCATTCGAAGCTTGTTCTTCGGTGACTATGCCAAGCCTGATTCTGACACTAAGGCCTACGATGAAATCACAGATTTGCATGCCTTGCAAGAAGTGATGGAATTCTATTTGGATGAGTACAACAGCTGCAGCAAGGCACCCATGTCCCTTGTAATGTTCAAGTTTGCCATTGAGCACATTTCCCGCATCTGCCGTGTACTGAAACAAGACAATGGCCACCTTCTACTTGTCGGCATTGGTGGCTCAGGGCGTCAGAGTGCCACAAAGCTGGGCACCTTCATCAATGATTATGTCCTGTTCCAGATTGAGCTGACGAAGAACTACAGCATGTCAGACTGGCGTGATGACCTGAAGCGGATAATGCTTAAAGCAGGCATTGAGGGCAAGAGCCTGGTGTTCCTGTTCAATGACAGCCAAATTAAAGATGAGGCCATGTTGGAAGACATCAACATGCTGCTGAACACTGGTGATGTGCCTAATATCTTTGCTGCAGATGAACGTGCTGACATCATTGAAAAAGCGCAGGGTATTGCCCGGATTGAAGGCAAAAAGATTGACGCAACTCCACTCTCAATGTACAACTTCTTCATTGACCGCGTGAAGGCCAACCTTCACATTGTGCTAGGTGGGCACCTTTACCTGACTTTTGTTCTTTTGTATGATTTATGTATCGCTAAGTAGTACTAATTGGGAATCATTATATTCAACAGCTATGAGTCCCATCGGTGATGCATTTAGGAATCGTCTTAGGATGTTCCCTTCCCTTATCAACTGCTGCACGATTGACTGGTTCCATGCGTGGCCAAATGATGCTCTGGAGATGGTAGCTCACAAGTTCCTAGAAGATGTGGAAATGGACAGTGACATCAGACTGGAGTAAGGGCATAAGAAAGAATGCAAGAAAGTAATTGTTCCAGCAGTATGACTATCATGACGAGCTCTGCATAGTAAGCCTAAAGTTTGTTGCTTCTTTTCTGTAATCTCAGGGTGGTTGAGATGTGCAAGACCTTCCAGACAAGTGTCAGGGAGATGTCTGAAAGGTATTTCTCTAGACTGAGGAGACACAACTATGTCACGCCCACCTCTTACCTTGAACTCATCCTCACCTTCAAGACTCTGCTCAATCTCAAGAGGAGTGAAGTGGATAATGTGCGGAACCGCTATATCGTTGGTCTCCAGAAACTGGAGTTTGCGGCATCTCAGGTGACAAGCAATAGTACCTTGAGTGTTGTTTCTCTGACCAAATGGATGATACTGGCACTTCCTCAGCTAAGTTCCTACTATGTTTACAGGTGTCAGTGATGCAGCAGGAGCTGACAGCCTTGCAGCCAGAGCTCATCCAGACCTCAGCTGAGACAGATAAGATGATGGTCAAGATAGAGAAGGAAACAGTGGAGGTGGACGCTAAGAAAGAACTAGTGTCTGCTGATGAGAAAGTCGCTAAtgaggcagcagctgcagcccaAGCCATTAAGGTACACGTATTTCAGGAGAAAAAATATCCATAATTTATGTAGagttcaaatcttttttttgaaaatatatcTTTCAATTGCTTTCTAGAAGTTATTTGCAGCATTTTGGTTTGCAGCCATTTACATACTTAGACACTGTGGTGTACTGGTTGTCTTTTTAGGATGAGTGTGAGGGAGACCTGGCAGAGGCAATGCCTGCATTAGAGGCTGCTCTTTCAGCCCTGGACACCTTGAAACCTTCAGACATTACAGTAGTTAAATCTATGCAGAACCCACCTGGTCTTGTCAAACTAGTGATGGAGTCCATCTGTGTCATGAAGGgcatcaaacctgagagaaagCCGGATCCTAGTGGTTCAGGTAAGATGATAGCTTTGACAGAATTATATTTATATGGCATCAATTTCAATGACAAAGGTTTATATCATagcttttaaacacacaaatatttagctcaatataaaatatgattacaGTATTACGTTTTCAAATAATGAAGTGTTTATATTGCAGGCAAGATGGTTGAGGACTTCTGGGGTCCCTCTAAGAAGCTCCTTGGAGACCTGAAGTTTTTGGAAAACCTCAAATCCTATGACAAGGACAACATACCTGCCCCATACATCAAGAAAATCAGAGATAAGTTCATCGACAACCCTGAATTCCAGCCCTCtgttattaaaaatgtctcCTCAGCTTGTGAGGGTCTCTGCAAATGGGTGCGGGCAATGGAAGTGTATGAACGAGTAGCCAAAGTCGTAGCCCCCAAGAAGGAGAGACTGAAGCTGGCTGAGGATGAGCTAGGTGTACAGATGGAAATGTTGGCTGTGAAGAGAGGTGAGCTGAAAGAAGTCGAGGACAGACTGCAGAGCCTGAATGATGACTTGGAGGCCATGATTAACAAGAAAAAAGAGCTGGAGAGCAACATTGAATTGTGCTCTCAGAAGCTGATCAGGGCAGAGAAGCTGATAGGAGGACTGGGTGGAGAGAAGGACAGGTGGACAGAGGCTGCGAGGCAACTAGGGATTAGGTATATCAAAATTATTTGTAGATATATTTCattgtacatatacagtatttcatttcagtaattATTGTCTGATGATTAtattaatgatgataatgagtGGAATGTGTTTGAAATAAGTGATGGTATGTGTTGTGGTGTACTTGAGGTTTAATATTAATTAGATTAGCACTCTATTTTCCCTCTGCAGATACACCAACCTGACAGGTGACATACTCCTCTCCTCTGGAACTGTGTCTTACCTTGGGGCATTTACAGTAGATTACCGTGTAGAGTGCCAGGAACAATGGCACATCCTGTGCCAGGAGAAGAAAATACCTTGTTCTGAGGACTTAACCCTCACTAACACTCTGGGTAACCAAGTGGCCATCAGGGCATGGCAGATTGCTGGGCTGCCAGTAGACTCCTTCTCCACAGACAATGGCATCATTGTATTTAACTCTCGTCGTTGGCCCCTTATGATTGACCCTCAGGGTCAAGCCAACAAGTGGATCAAAAACATGGAGAAGGCTAATAAGCTTGCTGTCATCAAAATGTCTGATGGTAACTATGTGAGAATCTTGGAGAATTCCATCCAGTTTGGGACCCCAGTTCTCCTGGAGAATGTTGGAGAGGAGCTTGATCCCGTACTTGAGCCTGTGTTGCTGAAGCAGACCTTCAAACAGCAGGGCGTAGAGTATATGAAAATAGGGGAGAATATTGTGGAATATTCTAAAGACTTTTTATTCTACATGACCACCGGGCTGAGGAACCCTCACTACCTCCCAGAGGTGGCTGTCAAAGTCTGTCTGCTGAACTTTATGATCACACCACAAGGCCTACAGGACCAGCTTTTAGGGCTTGTAGCAGCCAAAGAAAAACCTGAGctagaagaaaagaagaaccAGCTCATTCTGGAGAGTGCTGCGAACAACAAGCAGCTGAAGGAAATTGAAGATAAGATCTTACAAGTGCTCTCCTCCTCTGAGGGAAACATCCTAGAGGATGAAACAGCTATTAAAATCTTGTCATCCTCCAAAATCCTCTCTGAGGAGATCTCGGAGAAGCAGAAAATCGCCAGCGtcacagagaaagagattgaTGACACTCGTATGGGCTACCGTCCTGTTGCTGAGCATTcctccattttgtttttctgcatctcAGAACTGGCCAACATTGAACCTATGTACCAATACTCCCTCACCTGGTTCATCAACCTTTACCTGTGTTCCATCGCCCAGAGCTTGAAGAGTGATGATTTGGCTGAGAGAATCGACAACATTTTGGAGCACTTTACCCTCAGCATATACAATAATGTGTGTCGCTCACTTTTTGAGAAGGATAAGCTTCTCTTTTCCCTGCTGCTCACAGTTGGCATCATGCAGGGTAAGGGTCAGGTTGATGACCAAGTCTGGCGCTTCCTCCTCACAGGTGGCATTGCATTGGATAACCCTTACCCCAACCCGGCTCCAGAGTGGCTGTCTGAGAAGTCTTGGTCGGAGATTGTTAGGGCGTCCAAACTTCCAAACTTGGATGATTTCTTTGAACATGTCCAAGACAATATTCCCAAATGGAAGAAGCTCTATGATTCAGGAAAGCCACATAAGGACCAGTTGCCTGACCGGTGGAGTAACTTGGTGGGGATGGACCGAATGATAGTGATAAGATGCTTCAGGCCAGATAAACTGGTTCCGGCAGTGCAGGATTTCATAGTGGATAACATGGGGCAGGCTTACATTGAACCGCCCACTTTTGACCTGGCGGGGAGTTACAAAGACTCCAactgctgctctcctctcatcttTGTGTTGTCACCAGGATCTGATCCAACTGCAGGTGATTAATCAAAGACATCATATCCCCACACTACTTATTACAGAAGCCAAGAAAGGCTCTGcttacaattattttttttaatgccaccTCAAGAtcatgaattaattattttgttatctcGAGAAAATGAGATAATCAATGCATGTCATTCCTCCATGCATTGTCCATTATGTTGAACCAATGCTACATCTATAATAGTGCACTCATAATACTTATTCCAAAATTGATGTCACAAAAGAGCACTCATGGAAGAAGTTTGAAGAGATACGCACTCAGCGGTGGCACATCTCACTAACTTCACTCTCCTAGCCAGAGGTCAGACTACATAGCAGAATCCCTGATGCTAACAAAATACTTAGATTAATGTGTGTCTCCATGAAAAAATAATATgcattgttatattttcattattattattgaggtcTAAATTGTTAGTGGTGTAAATGGAACCATTATGATAGCTGATGGAGTACACTATGTGGTGAACTGTTAAggttatgtttatttatttaatatccTGAGGTTTTGAATTATTGTTCACATTAAATGGATGACTCATTTAGGCATCCTTTCTTCTGTTGTCAAGTAGACACAGCATACCCATGTATGGATATGGCTTGAAAATAAATAGTGTTAGACATCCAAGAAAATATGACCCCTCACCCTGGTAGTCCAAACAGTAGAAAGGTCAGACCTTTGGTTTTCTTGTGATGACAGGTCGATTATCTTGTTATCTCAAGATAACAAAGCTCATTATCCCAAGATACCGAAATAATTAACTCATGATCTCGAGATAAcggcataaaaaaaaattcaagcaTGGCCATTCTTGGCtgccttattttatttttgggtGCCACAAAAACATGATCCAGTATTGCATTGCTTCTACAGGTCTGCTAAAGTTTGCTGATGACCTAGAAATGGGGGGCAGTAAGATCCAAACCATTTCCCTCGGGCAGGGGCAGGGACCAATAGCAGCTCAGATGATCAACAGAGCCATCAAAGAGGGCACCTGGGTGGTACTGCAGAACTGCCACCTGGCCACCAGCTGGATGCCCACCCTTGAGAGGATCTGTGAGGAAACCATCACTCCAGAGACTGCACACGCTAGCTTTAGGTAATAGACAAGCACTTACTGAGCTCCACTAAAACACGTTCTTACATGAGAAACATGAATAAGGCATTTAACTTTACTCTTCTTTCCAGGCTGTGGTTAACCAGTTATCCATCTGACAAGTTTCCAGTCAGCATCCTACAGAATGGGCTGAAGATGACTAATGAGCCGCCTAAAGGAATAAGAGCCAACTTGATGCGCTCCTACCTGAGTCACCCCATCTCTGATCCTGCCTTCTTCAGCAGCTCCAAGAAACAGGTCATTTGGCAGAAGCTCCTGTTTGGTCTCACCTTCTTCCACGCACTCGTGCAGGAAAGGAGGAATTTTGGACCTCTGGGTGAGATATATAATAAACTGTAGTTCTTATCTGCTAtttttgtaaaactttttttcatactagatcatttgaatttaaaaaaatgctgttgttcttgtttttcattctcattcactcattctttAGGTTGGAACATTCCCTATGAGTTTAATGAGTCTGATCTCAGGATCAGCATGAGACAGATCCAGATGTTCCTGGATGAGTATGATGAGGTTCCACTGGAGGCCCTCACATATCTTACAGGTGGGGGTTTCAGAAATGTTAACTCAACAGGGAGTCAATTTACACCACTTAAATTCACAGCAAGGTGGTTTTCTAACTATGTAGGTCACCCCTAATATAAGCTGATATAACCTGCCACATAACCCAAGTTTATGTTGTGTTTGGTCCTTTTAGGGTCTaagaaattaaaacataacaCAATATTATCAGTATTTATTAGATTACTCAGAATATTCTTGTGGTAGGGGTCATGGTGATGTGTAACTGTGATGTCCTCAGTCCTCATTCTCTCTCTACATAAAAAATGGactgtatgtttatattaaCATGATCCAACATTTTACCAAAACCTCTCAATACACACCACAAAAATGAATTTCCCTATGCTTGTTTTTGGATGATCCCTCATATTCTCTTCTCAGGTGAGTGCAACTATGGTGGCAGGGTGACAGATGACAAAGACAGGCGTCTGCTGCTGTCTCTCCTGTCCATCTTCTACAGTTGGGAGGTCATAGAGCAGGAGTGCTGTCACCTGTGTGAGGGAGATCTGTATTATATCCCAGCTCATGGCCCATATCAGGTAGTGTCAAAGCTTTGGTCCAGTCAATTCCTAATTAACACTACACCGTAAGACTTCCATATTGTGGCATAAGTGGCTTATAGCCCAAGTAAACACTtgctttcatttaaaataaacaccaCAGCAGCTGATTTCACTGTTTAGCCAGAGTATGATTAGTCAATTTAATCACAGAgtgtaataattataataatccaGATAATCTTGGGTCTCGAAGCACAATGTTGAAGATTATAATTACAAGGTGCTTGTGTTGTAATTTTAtctcaaattgttttctttattccaGACATATGTCAGCTACATTCGCAGTCTACCAATTTGTGCTGATCCTTGCGTATTCGGACTTCATAGCAATGCTGACATAACAAAAGATAATCAAGAGACCAATCAGCTCCTGGATGGGGTGCTGCTGACTCTGCCCAGGCAGACAGGAGGCGGGGCTAAGTCTCCTCAGGTTTGCACTGTCGTCTGAAGCAATTAGACTTTAATTTTACAGTTTCAGCTTCTGTTTATCCCTCTAAGGAAACATTATAGGCTTGAAACTTGTGGTCTTAAATGCAAACTtgtcttctgtttttattgtaggAAGTGGTGGACGAGCTTGCAGAGGACATCCTCTCCAAGCTGCCACCAGACTTTGATTTACAAATGGTGATGGATAAATACCCAGTCATGTATGAGGAGTCTATGAATACTGTTTTGAGGCAGGAAATAATCCGCTTTAACAGGTAATAACAAATATTCAAGTTGGCAAAGACCAACTTTAAGTATGAGTAACTCATGTTCAttaatatttctatattaaaaaagatttataattcatatttttacttATCTCCCCTCTTGTCAGACTCACACATGTGGTGCGTGCCAGCTTGGTAAACACCCGCAAAGCTTTGAAGGGTCAGATCGTTATGTCGGCTGAACTTGAGAACGTCTTCAACAGTATAATGGTGGGCAAGGTGCCAGCTATGTGGGCAGCCAAGTCGTACCCATCTCTCAAGCCAATGGGGAGCTACGTGACTGACCTCTTAGCCAGGCTGCAGTTCCTGCAAGTAAGAATTATAATTATGATTGTGACACAAACCTTGGCAAAATGAAAGGAATATATGGAAGGGAATATGACGAGAACAGAATACATAACAAGtagtgtatgttttttttatatgcttAAAACTGTTTTGACAGGATTGGATAGATAACGGCCCACCTACAGTCTTCTGGCTCTCTGGCTTCTACTTCACCCAGTCATTTCTTACTGGAGTGTCACAAAATTTTGCCAGGAAGTACACCATCCCTATAGACTACATTGGCTTTGAATTTGAGGCATGTACTTCTAACCTTCCTCAGTGGTTTTACTAACCTCTAAAGAGTATTAATCGTATTAAGTCATTTTGTGTTGTGGATATTCATACTCTTAGTTGTGTTCCAGGTAACTAAAGAAGAGAATCATATGGATGAGAAGCCGGAAGATGGAGCTTATGTTAGGGGCCTTTTCATGGAGGGGGCACGCTGGGACAGGGAGAACATGGTCATTGGAGAGTCCCTCCCCAAGATCCTCTTTGACTCTTTGCCCATCATCAAGCTCAAACCTGGAG is part of the Thunnus albacares chromosome 19, fThuAlb1.1, whole genome shotgun sequence genome and encodes:
- the dnah3 gene encoding dynein axonemal heavy chain 3 isoform X2 — protein: MDRLKQMEDDSIYNMSQSRGYPVPPPLPKTCNAEPSELYQIVLRHSHYPPILQSNSWTLAVPFKEQHHHRTPSESIGNNYRPQAQDLKINKLQHRRQTFRQSLAKPAGPSPTPPGRRQAITLRRRDISSCASVSPQPKSRPRNRPTPSSRPMSPKEQLDIIHSKEEKMRATQNEPTEKDLERYMYYITTGVPTSVLAPQPCQQMMNIMCLLPPNTEDCSKDIQIMRANMEEEVKRDYNFSLKKSIVDYILMDLSERQRLSISSIPVPFPRRVIRAPVPWAATYREAQTWQSQHLFTVSHIMVLLQDVWLNSFSSLRFVQLEDLFSTSLPLLPSEFEEFVQRQCQAIRDELVQKWLPHCALLFDNFEDLWLHLIPESEEVAPVGIQEFFNCVAALMSLQLRSLVIESLQDLLYFFTIHEEGNDFGEVFDEMKYVQSQVLLVKLQENEPHIDFSPSLQECWELIHGAFMEIIKSADELPRVECYLFPDIENLYLRTVGPDESLVANIISKAKDIFHKNTVGPEKYLKVYQKYSNLLDNTAKQDIIAFLKEKHSLEGFTKKIESINHLWKEIASLHVTVPLSMFCLYAGELNDDLCDHAEKLKDQIIMFEVEENRELNQRICQKYEEITNTIRGTPETTEELVALNQYIKQTSEVTIHKLLDEIDEATYRLSFLLDYATLPSDDLRLNSRVFQWPNDILIELDDSKTRLATMREQAEDYLQTRITDFEQRLQDVDKDIQAFKKKEMMGIEEMKTNVGNLAQITANLEDAVTELEDINKEQTLLEKGQSQFPMLQTLLADKQPYDQLWNTALNFQSMSEVWLNGPFLHLDAEKISDELDIMWRTMHKLTKSLSNLPGPCRVAKSFKSKIDQFKQHLPILTTICNPGIKDRHWEKISRIVGFEVKPDVNSSLLNMLDLGLSKFSDKLEDIGASASKEYSLEKSMEKMKNEWTELRFSFTPYRDTDTNIVSAVDDIQVLLDDHIIKVQTMRGSPFIKPIETECKQWEDKLVSMQDILDSMLKCQATWLYLEPIFSSEDIIAQMPEEGRKFAIVDSYWKDIIAKAVKDTRVLVATGQPNMLERLQESNVFLDDIQKGLNTYLEKKRLYFPRFFFLSNDELLEILSQTKDPLCVQPHLKKCFEGIAKLEFTEDMAIIGMISSEKETVPFTEKIYPAQAKGMVEKWLLQVENLMLKSVQHVIHQGVIQYAELPRKKWVLQWPGQVVICASSIFWTSEVSEAIQTNSLPAYVEQCNAQISDIVELVRGKLPGGARMTLGALTVIDVHARDVVAKLAEDRISSLNDFAWISQLRYFWEGGDVMLRMITTCLKYGYEYLGNSPRLVITPLTDRCYRTLMGALKLNLGGAPEGPAGTGKTETTKDLAKALAKQCVVFNCSDGLDYKAMSKFFKGLAQSGAWACFDEFNRIEVEVLSVVAQQILCIQQAIAKNLKTFLFEGTELSLNPTCSVFITMNPGYAGRAELPDNLKALFRTVAMMVPDYGLIGEISLYSMGFIESRSLAQKIVATYRLCSEQLSSQHHYDYGMRAVKSVLTAAGNLKLNYPEENESVLLLRALMDVNMAKFLAQDVPLFQGIISDLFPGVVLPKPDYDLLLKALNDNIAKLNLQPVPWFIGKIIQVYEMMLVRHGFMIVGDPLGGKTSAYKVLAAALGDLYKAKLMEEFAVNYCIINPKAITMGQLYGCFDPVSHEWSDGVLATSFRDQAISTSENRQWIIFDGPIDAVWIENMNTVLDDNKKLCLMSGEIIQMSAKMSLIFEPADLEQASPATVSRCGMIYMEPQQLGWSPLRDSYMNTLPESLSTEHRELIMDLFDWLVQPCLDFIDTECRFVVQTSPIHLAYSLMKLYSCLMDEITASVTSGEQNMSSQQITMWLQGLFLFAAVWTLGGTITGDSRKKFDVFYRNLIMGMDDEYPRPKSIKLKKNNIFPERGTVYDYYFHKDGQGRWNVWTDSITNEENMIPAGANVSDLIIPTMETARQLFFLRTYLAHEIPTLFVGPTGTGKSVINKSFLVTLPKERYTPNCINFSARTSANQTQDIIMAKLDRRRKGVFGPPMGKKCVVYVDDLNMPAKEIYGAQPPIELLRQWIDHHHWYDKKDTSRLNIADVLFMSAMGPPGGGKNDITGRFTRHLNIILIDSFDDETLTKIFSSITDWHFSKGFDASFYRLGKIMVQATMAVYKDTMDSFLPTPSKSHYIFNLRDFARVIRGVLLAPPTHMQDGDKLIRLWIHEIYRVFCDRLIDNEDKETFFSIVKERTSFFFKQSVEKLLSHLSPDGKVADETIRSLFFGDYAKPDSDTKAYDEITDLHALQEVMEFYLDEYNSCSKAPMSLVMFKFAIEHISRICRVLKQDNGHLLLVGIGGSGRQSATKLGTFINDYVLFQIELTKNYSMSDWRDDLKRIMLKAGIEGKSLVFLFNDSQIKDEAMLEDINMLLNTGDVPNIFAADERADIIEKAQGIARIEGKKIDATPLSMYNFFIDRVKANLHIVLAMSPIGDAFRNRLRMFPSLINCCTIDWFHAWPNDALEMVAHKFLEDVEMDSDIRLEVVEMCKTFQTSVREMSERYFSRLRRHNYVTPTSYLELILTFKTLLNLKRSEVDNVRNRYIVGLQKLEFAASQVSVMQQELTALQPELIQTSAETDKMMVKIEKETVEVDAKKELVSADEKVANEAAAAAQAIKDECEGDLAEAMPALEAALSALDTLKPSDITVVKSMQNPPGLVKLVMESICVMKGIKPERKPDPSGSGKMVEDFWGPSKKLLGDLKFLENLKSYDKDNIPAPYIKKIRDKFIDNPEFQPSVIKNVSSACEGLCKWVRAMEVYERVAKVVAPKKERLKLAEDELGVQMEMLAVKRGELKEVEDRLQSLNDDLEAMINKKKELESNIELCSQKLIRAEKLIGGLGGEKDRWTEAARQLGIRYTNLTGDILLSSGTVSYLGAFTVDYRVECQEQWHILCQEKKIPCSEDLTLTNTLGNQVAIRAWQIAGLPVDSFSTDNGIIVFNSRRWPLMIDPQGQANKWIKNMEKANKLAVIKMSDGNYVRILENSIQFGTPVLLENVGEELDPVLEPVLLKQTFKQQGVEYMKIGENIVEYSKDFLFYMTTGLRNPHYLPEVAVKVCLLNFMITPQGLQDQLLGLVAAKEKPELEEKKNQLILESAANNKQLKEIEDKILQVLSSSEGNILEDETAIKILSSSKILSEEISEKQKIASVTEKEIDDTRMGYRPVAEHSSILFFCISELANIEPMYQYSLTWFINLYLCSIAQSLKSDDLAERIDNILEHFTLSIYNNVCRSLFEKDKLLFSLLLTVGIMQGKGQVDDQVWRFLLTGGIALDNPYPNPAPEWLSEKSWSEIVRASKLPNLDDFFEHVQDNIPKWKKLYDSGKPHKDQLPDRWSNLVGMDRMIVIRCFRPDKLVPAVQDFIVDNMGQAYIEPPTFDLAGSYKDSNCCSPLIFVLSPGSDPTAGLLKFADDLEMGGSKIQTISLGQGQGPIAAQMINRAIKEGTWVVLQNCHLATSWMPTLERICEETITPETAHASFRLWLTSYPSDKFPVSILQNGLKMTNEPPKGIRANLMRSYLSHPISDPAFFSSSKKQVIWQKLLFGLTFFHALVQERRNFGPLGWNIPYEFNESDLRISMRQIQMFLDEYDEVPLEALTYLTGECNYGGRVTDDKDRRLLLSLLSIFYSWEVIEQECCHLCEGDLYYIPAHGPYQTYVSYIRSLPICADPCVFGLHSNADITKDNQETNQLLDGVLLTLPRQTGGGAKSPQEVVDELAEDILSKLPPDFDLQMVMDKYPVMYEESMNTVLRQEIIRFNRLTHVVRASLVNTRKALKGQIVMSAELENVFNSIMVGKVPAMWAAKSYPSLKPMGSYVTDLLARLQFLQDWIDNGPPTVFWLSGFYFTQSFLTGVSQNFARKYTIPIDYIGFEFEVTKEENHMDEKPEDGAYVRGLFMEGARWDRENMVIGESLPKILFDSLPIIKLKPGEMAKFLHENIYACPVYKTSARRGTLSTTGHSTNYVMPIELPSDKPQKHWINRGVACLCQLDD